One window from the genome of Solea solea chromosome 2, fSolSol10.1, whole genome shotgun sequence encodes:
- the mcf2lb gene encoding guanine nucleotide exchange factor DBS isoform X10, with the protein MEQVFQKRSEGKAAWPDSMGGEEKEDSGFFMEEDIEVELDSGFCLEAESELSLAAQVNSGCDESPDINELGWSVNTEHTDADGEEHREGSAGEDGESHTQEEDATEADSQTEETERVLDVCLCPAEERGTHVRISLEEVETYYRFSRYCHWLHNEIMQLESSPLYAADITPDLRKQFAFLTGGRGDNGSPVIVFPEFPAFGEITDREFHNVLTYLTSVPSLSSTGVGFILVIDRRQDKWAAVKGTLLRIAGSFPGNLQLVLVLRPTTLLQRTLSDILFKFNKDEFKMKVPVIMLSSVTELHSYIDRSQLTHELGGTQEYCHEKWICHRTAIEGFALMVKKTAQTLQTFGTELAETELPNEIQATTVLLSTHTNKKGKMKDDLLVVLDQGSSLLESINEPVTRNPDHNMNQDELENLATVQRLLSQLDETARAFDEFWLRHKTKLEQCLQLRHFEHNYREVRALLDQVSEKLATLSEVGVSPAHDEHILCELTTYEEKVCEVLSRALALSREGDELIQKSHYAEDSIQPKCSELRTISENVSSSLNAKKEHLLKVIELHQCLERASKWVDDGIYLLASQPVDKCQSHEGAELALQELERYLDHSGHNQLPDLSTIWREYDAVLNQQFKDQVERVSQKQVSMQEMYDKRRVSLKKLAAKQTRPVQPVAPRPEAFIKSPHSSPAHREKQENNCSETDCGNNCEKGNGQLQNGHSISRHASLSEEEENLAVLRRHVMNELLETERAYVEELLCVMQGYASEMDNPAMSHLIPTALQNKKEVLFGNMPEIYHFHKRTFLRELEQYTDFPELVGRCFLERMTDLQIYEKYCHNKPRSESLWRQCSDCAFFQECQKKLEHKLGLDSYLLKPVQRITKYQLLLKEMLKYSKGCEGANDLQEALTSILGILKAVNDSMHLIAITGYEGNIGELGKLLMQGSFSVWTEHKKGHAKVKDLARFKPMQRHLFLHEKALLFCKRREENGEGYEKAPSYSFKQSLNMSAVGITENAKGDNKKFEVWCNSREEVYIVQAATTEIKTTWVNEIRKVLTTQLEACREASQQRAPDQVFPFHSTSSGTVNLSPFKTGQRSFKRGEEKKVEPCSPDINSSSSTKPPGKEDETVTSPTSDRAAVAKKRFTLQGFSNLKAQKGSPTSPDHKTKRQSDPTPFGFKDAGPPHLHLSRARWLSTSSLLQTKWRGWNKASSLMDASEEHDGYSSAEDPLNSDPEDDSGKKLGNK; encoded by the exons ATGGAACAAGTGTTCCAGAAGAGGAGTGAGGGCAAGGCAGCCTGGCCTGACAGCatgggaggagaggaaaaagaggacTCGGGCTTCTTCATGGAGGAGGATATAGAGGTTGAGTTAGACTCAGGTTTTTGCCTGGAAGCAGAGTCAGAGCTGAGTCTAGCAGCGCAGGTAAACTCAGGCTGTGATGAAAGTCCAGACATAAACGAGCTGGGCTGGTCTGTGAATACAGAGCACACAGATGCTGACGGTGAAGAGCACAGAGAGGGGAGCGCgggagaagatggagagagtcacacacaggaagaagatGCGACAGAGGCTGACTCTCAGACTGAGGAGACTGAGAGagtgttggatgtgtgtttgtgtccagcaGAAGAGAGAGGCACTCATGTACGAATCTCTCTGGAGGAGGTGGAAACATACTACAGATTTTCACGCTACTGCCACTGGCTGCATA ATGAAATCATGCAGCTGGAGAGCAGTCCTCTCTACGCTGCTGACATCACACCTGACCTCAGGAAGCAGTTTGCCTTCCTTAcag GGGGTAGAGGAGATAATGGCAGCCCCGTCATTGTGTTCCCAGAATTCCCTGCATTTGGAGAGATCACAGACAGAGAGTTTCATAATGTCCTGACGTATTTGACCAGTGTACCCAG TTTGTCGTCGACAGGCGTGGGATTCATCCTGGTCATTGATCGCCGGCAGGACAAATGGGCGGCTGTTAAAGGGACCCTGCTTCGTATTGCA GGCTCCTTCCCAGGGAACCTCcagctggttctggttctgagGCCCACCACTCTCCTGCAGCGCACACTGTCCGACATCCTCTTCAAGTTCAACAAGGATGAGTTCAAGATGAAGGTGCCG GTGATCATGCTGAGCTCTGTGACTGAGCTGCACTCCTACATCGACCGCTCTCAGCTGACACATGAACTCGGTGGAACACAGGAATACTGCCATGAGAAGTGGATCTGTCATCGCACT GCTATTGAAGGCTTTGCACTGATGGTGAAGAAAACTGCACAGACCCTGCAGACATTTGGAACCGAGCTGGCTGAAACTGAACTTCCAAATGAGATCCAGGCCACAACCGTCCTGCTcagcacacacaccaacaagaAGGGCAAAATGAAG GATGATCTGCTGGTGGTTCTGGATCAAGGTAGCAGCCTGCTGGAGAGCATCAATGAGCCTGTAACACGAAATCCTGACCACAACATGAACCAGGATGAACTGGAGAACCTGGCCACTGTACAAAG ACTGCTGTCTCAGCTCGATGAGACAGCGAGGGCTTTTGATGAATTCTGGCTGAGGCATAAGACCAAACTGGAGCAGTGTCTGCAACTGCGCCACTTTGAGCACAACTACAGAGAG gtgAGGGCTCTGCTGGATCAGGTGTCTGAGAAACTGGCAACCTTATCTGAAGTTGGCGTCAGCCCAGCCCATGACGAACACATCCTCTGTGAACTCACCACCTATGAGGAGAAAGTCTGT GAGGTGCTGAGCAGAGCCTTGGCCTTGTCTCGTGAGGGTGATGAACTCATCCAGAAGTCACACTACGCTGAAGATTCCATTCAGCCCAAATGCAGCGAGCTCAGAACAATCAGTGAGAATGTGAGCAGCAGCCTGAATGCCAAGAAGGAACATCTCCTCAAAGTCATTGAGCTACACCAGTGTTTGGAGAGG GCGTCTAAATGGGTTGATGATGGTATATACCTGCTGGCATCTCAGCCAGTCGACAAGTGTCAGTCACATGAGGGCGCTGAGTTAGCTCTGCAGGAGCTGGAGCGCTATCTGGATCATTCAGGCCACAACCAGCTGCCAGACCTCAGCACCATCTGGAGAGAATATGATGCAGTGCTCAACCAGCAGTTCAAG GACCAAGTGGAGCGGGTTTCCCAGAAGCAGGTGTCCATGCAGGAGATGTACGACAAGAGGAGGGTCAGTCTGAAGAAGTTAGCTGCCAAACAAACCAGGCCGGTGCAGCCCGTAGCCCCCAGACCTGAGGCCTTCATCAAATCTCCCCACAGCTCACCAG CtcacagagaaaagcaggagAACAACTGCTCAGAGACAGACTGTGGGAACAACTGTGAGAAa GGAAATGGCCAACTGCAGAATGGACACAGTATCAGCAGACATGCCTCtctgtcagaggaggaggagaacttgGCAGTGCTCAGGAG GCATGTTATGAATGAGTTGCTGGAAACTGAGAGAGCTTACGTTGAGGAGCTACTCTGTGTGATGCAG GGCTATGCCTCTGAGATGGATAATCCAGCGATGTCTCACCTCATCCCAACTGCTTTACAAAACAAGAAGGAGGTTCTGTTTGGCAACATGCCTGAAATTTACCACTTCCACAAGAG GACTTttctgagggagctggagcAGTACACAGACTTCCCAGAACTGGTTGGAAGGTGTTTTctggagaga ATGACAGATTTGCAGATCTATGAGAAGTACTGTCACAACAAGCCTCGCTCTGAAAGTCTGTGGAGACAGTGCTCAGACTGTGCCTTCTTCCAG GAGTGTCAGAAGAAGTTGGAGCATAAACTGGGTTTAGATTCTTATCTACTGAAACCTGTGCAGAGGATCACCAAATATCAGCTGCTATTGAAG GAAATGCTGAAGTACAGTAAGGGCTGTGAGGGGGCAAATGACCTGCAGGAGGCGCTGACCTCCATTTTAGGCATCCTCAAGGCTGTCAATGATTCCATGCACCTCATCGCCATTACAGGATATGAG GGTAATATAGGTGAGCTGGGAAAGCTCCTGATGCAAGGGTCATTCAGCGTGTGGACAGAGCACAAGAAAGGTCATGCCAAGGTCAAGGATCTGGCCCGTTTCAAGCCCATGCAGAGACACCTCTTCCTGCATGAGAAAGCCCTGCTCTTCTGcaaaaggagggaggagaatgGGGAAGGCTACGAGAAAGCTCCCTCCTACAGCTTCAAGCAGTCTCTGAAT atgaGTGCTGTGGGCATTACTGAGAATGCAAAGGGAGACAACAAGAAGTTTGAAGTGTGGTGCAACTCAAGAGAAGAGGTTTACATTGTTCAG GCAGCAACAACTGAAATCAAAACCACATGGGTAAATGAGATCAGGAAGGTTCTGACAACTCAGCTGGAAGCTTGTAGAG AAGCcagccagcagagggcgccagACCAGGTTTTCCCGTTCCATTCCACATCCAGTGGAACAGTGAATCTCAG TCCTTTCAAGACTGGTCAGAGGAGCTTcaagaggggagaggagaagaaagtcGAGCCCTGCAGCCCTGACatcaactcctcctcctcaacaaaGCCCCCAGGAAAAG AAGATGAGACTGTGACAAGCCCCACCTCAGACAGAGCTGCTGTGGCTAAAAAGCGCTTTACTTTACAAGGTTTCAGTAACCTGAAAGCTCAGAAAG GTTCCCCCACAAGCCCTGACCACAAGACGAAACGCCAGAGTGACCCTACTCCATTCGGCTTTAAAG ACGCAGGTCCTCCCCATCTCCACCTGAGCAGGGCCAGATGGCTTAGCACTTCTAGTCTATTACAGACAAAATGGAGAG GCTGGAACAAGGCTTCCTCGTTAATGGATGCCTCTGAGGAGCACGATGGCTACTCCAGTGCTGAGGATCCACTCAACTCTGACCCAGAGGATGACAGTGGCAAGAAGCTG
- the mcf2lb gene encoding guanine nucleotide exchange factor DBS isoform X4: MEQVFQKRSEGKAAWPDSMGGEEKEDSGFFMEEDIEVELDSGFCLEAESELSLAAQVNSGCDESPDINELGWSVNTEHTDADGEEHREGSAGEDGESHTQEEDATEADSQTEETERVLDVCLCPAEERGTHVRISLEEVETYYRFSRYCHWLHNEIMQLESSPLYAADITPDLRKQFAFLTGGRGDNGSPVIVFPEFPAFGEITDREFHNVLTYLTSVPSLSSTGVGFILVIDRRQDKWAAVKGTLLRIAGSFPGNLQLVLVLRPTTLLQRTLSDILFKFNKDEFKMKVPVIMLSSVTELHSYIDRSQLTHELGGTQEYCHEKWICHRTAIEGFALMVKKTAQTLQTFGTELAETELPNEIQATTVLLSTHTNKKGKMKDDLLVVLDQGSSLLESINEPVTRNPDHNMNQDELENLATVQRLLSQLDETARAFDEFWLRHKTKLEQCLQLRHFEHNYREVRALLDQVSEKLATLSEVGVSPAHDEHILCELTTYEEKVCEVLSRALALSREGDELIQKSHYAEDSIQPKCSELRTISENVSSSLNAKKEHLLKVIELHQCLERASKWVDDGIYLLASQPVDKCQSHEGAELALQELERYLDHSGHNQLPDLSTIWREYDAVLNQQFKDQVERVSQKQVSMQEMYDKRRVSLKKLAAKQTRPVQPVAPRPEAFIKSPHSSPAHREKQENNCSETDCGNNCEKGNGQLQNGHSISRHASLSEEEENLAVLRRHVMNELLETERAYVEELLCVMQGYASEMDNPAMSHLIPTALQNKKEVLFGNMPEIYHFHKRTFLRELEQYTDFPELVGRCFLERMTDLQIYEKYCHNKPRSESLWRQCSDCAFFQECQKKLEHKLGLDSYLLKPVQRITKYQLLLKEMLKYSKGCEGANDLQEALTSILGILKAVNDSMHLIAITGYEGNIGELGKLLMQGSFSVWTEHKKGHAKVKDLARFKPMQRHLFLHEKALLFCKRREENGEGYEKAPSYSFKQSLNMSAVGITENAKGDNKKFEVWCNSREEVYIVQAATTEIKTTWVNEIRKVLTTQLEACREASQQRAPDQVFPFHSTSSGTVNLSPFKTGQRSFKRGEEKKVEPCSPDINSSSSTKPPGKEDETVTSPTSDRAAVAKKRFTLQGFSNLKAQKGSPTSPDHKTKRQSDPTPFGFKDAGPPHLHLSRARWLSTSSLLQTKWRGWNKASSLMDASEEHDGYSSAEDPLNSDPEDDSGKKLCAGKYTVMADDEEGNAPELSVRSGHMVQLVKEGDDGQWFVRNLSTSKEGWIAAANLIALIGKSKSCQSLTSSGSGSGNLSTSSSCSETYTSCSDIKP; encoded by the exons ATGGAACAAGTGTTCCAGAAGAGGAGTGAGGGCAAGGCAGCCTGGCCTGACAGCatgggaggagaggaaaaagaggacTCGGGCTTCTTCATGGAGGAGGATATAGAGGTTGAGTTAGACTCAGGTTTTTGCCTGGAAGCAGAGTCAGAGCTGAGTCTAGCAGCGCAGGTAAACTCAGGCTGTGATGAAAGTCCAGACATAAACGAGCTGGGCTGGTCTGTGAATACAGAGCACACAGATGCTGACGGTGAAGAGCACAGAGAGGGGAGCGCgggagaagatggagagagtcacacacaggaagaagatGCGACAGAGGCTGACTCTCAGACTGAGGAGACTGAGAGagtgttggatgtgtgtttgtgtccagcaGAAGAGAGAGGCACTCATGTACGAATCTCTCTGGAGGAGGTGGAAACATACTACAGATTTTCACGCTACTGCCACTGGCTGCATA ATGAAATCATGCAGCTGGAGAGCAGTCCTCTCTACGCTGCTGACATCACACCTGACCTCAGGAAGCAGTTTGCCTTCCTTAcag GGGGTAGAGGAGATAATGGCAGCCCCGTCATTGTGTTCCCAGAATTCCCTGCATTTGGAGAGATCACAGACAGAGAGTTTCATAATGTCCTGACGTATTTGACCAGTGTACCCAG TTTGTCGTCGACAGGCGTGGGATTCATCCTGGTCATTGATCGCCGGCAGGACAAATGGGCGGCTGTTAAAGGGACCCTGCTTCGTATTGCA GGCTCCTTCCCAGGGAACCTCcagctggttctggttctgagGCCCACCACTCTCCTGCAGCGCACACTGTCCGACATCCTCTTCAAGTTCAACAAGGATGAGTTCAAGATGAAGGTGCCG GTGATCATGCTGAGCTCTGTGACTGAGCTGCACTCCTACATCGACCGCTCTCAGCTGACACATGAACTCGGTGGAACACAGGAATACTGCCATGAGAAGTGGATCTGTCATCGCACT GCTATTGAAGGCTTTGCACTGATGGTGAAGAAAACTGCACAGACCCTGCAGACATTTGGAACCGAGCTGGCTGAAACTGAACTTCCAAATGAGATCCAGGCCACAACCGTCCTGCTcagcacacacaccaacaagaAGGGCAAAATGAAG GATGATCTGCTGGTGGTTCTGGATCAAGGTAGCAGCCTGCTGGAGAGCATCAATGAGCCTGTAACACGAAATCCTGACCACAACATGAACCAGGATGAACTGGAGAACCTGGCCACTGTACAAAG ACTGCTGTCTCAGCTCGATGAGACAGCGAGGGCTTTTGATGAATTCTGGCTGAGGCATAAGACCAAACTGGAGCAGTGTCTGCAACTGCGCCACTTTGAGCACAACTACAGAGAG gtgAGGGCTCTGCTGGATCAGGTGTCTGAGAAACTGGCAACCTTATCTGAAGTTGGCGTCAGCCCAGCCCATGACGAACACATCCTCTGTGAACTCACCACCTATGAGGAGAAAGTCTGT GAGGTGCTGAGCAGAGCCTTGGCCTTGTCTCGTGAGGGTGATGAACTCATCCAGAAGTCACACTACGCTGAAGATTCCATTCAGCCCAAATGCAGCGAGCTCAGAACAATCAGTGAGAATGTGAGCAGCAGCCTGAATGCCAAGAAGGAACATCTCCTCAAAGTCATTGAGCTACACCAGTGTTTGGAGAGG GCGTCTAAATGGGTTGATGATGGTATATACCTGCTGGCATCTCAGCCAGTCGACAAGTGTCAGTCACATGAGGGCGCTGAGTTAGCTCTGCAGGAGCTGGAGCGCTATCTGGATCATTCAGGCCACAACCAGCTGCCAGACCTCAGCACCATCTGGAGAGAATATGATGCAGTGCTCAACCAGCAGTTCAAG GACCAAGTGGAGCGGGTTTCCCAGAAGCAGGTGTCCATGCAGGAGATGTACGACAAGAGGAGGGTCAGTCTGAAGAAGTTAGCTGCCAAACAAACCAGGCCGGTGCAGCCCGTAGCCCCCAGACCTGAGGCCTTCATCAAATCTCCCCACAGCTCACCAG CtcacagagaaaagcaggagAACAACTGCTCAGAGACAGACTGTGGGAACAACTGTGAGAAa GGAAATGGCCAACTGCAGAATGGACACAGTATCAGCAGACATGCCTCtctgtcagaggaggaggagaacttgGCAGTGCTCAGGAG GCATGTTATGAATGAGTTGCTGGAAACTGAGAGAGCTTACGTTGAGGAGCTACTCTGTGTGATGCAG GGCTATGCCTCTGAGATGGATAATCCAGCGATGTCTCACCTCATCCCAACTGCTTTACAAAACAAGAAGGAGGTTCTGTTTGGCAACATGCCTGAAATTTACCACTTCCACAAGAG GACTTttctgagggagctggagcAGTACACAGACTTCCCAGAACTGGTTGGAAGGTGTTTTctggagaga ATGACAGATTTGCAGATCTATGAGAAGTACTGTCACAACAAGCCTCGCTCTGAAAGTCTGTGGAGACAGTGCTCAGACTGTGCCTTCTTCCAG GAGTGTCAGAAGAAGTTGGAGCATAAACTGGGTTTAGATTCTTATCTACTGAAACCTGTGCAGAGGATCACCAAATATCAGCTGCTATTGAAG GAAATGCTGAAGTACAGTAAGGGCTGTGAGGGGGCAAATGACCTGCAGGAGGCGCTGACCTCCATTTTAGGCATCCTCAAGGCTGTCAATGATTCCATGCACCTCATCGCCATTACAGGATATGAG GGTAATATAGGTGAGCTGGGAAAGCTCCTGATGCAAGGGTCATTCAGCGTGTGGACAGAGCACAAGAAAGGTCATGCCAAGGTCAAGGATCTGGCCCGTTTCAAGCCCATGCAGAGACACCTCTTCCTGCATGAGAAAGCCCTGCTCTTCTGcaaaaggagggaggagaatgGGGAAGGCTACGAGAAAGCTCCCTCCTACAGCTTCAAGCAGTCTCTGAAT atgaGTGCTGTGGGCATTACTGAGAATGCAAAGGGAGACAACAAGAAGTTTGAAGTGTGGTGCAACTCAAGAGAAGAGGTTTACATTGTTCAG GCAGCAACAACTGAAATCAAAACCACATGGGTAAATGAGATCAGGAAGGTTCTGACAACTCAGCTGGAAGCTTGTAGAG AAGCcagccagcagagggcgccagACCAGGTTTTCCCGTTCCATTCCACATCCAGTGGAACAGTGAATCTCAG TCCTTTCAAGACTGGTCAGAGGAGCTTcaagaggggagaggagaagaaagtcGAGCCCTGCAGCCCTGACatcaactcctcctcctcaacaaaGCCCCCAGGAAAAG AAGATGAGACTGTGACAAGCCCCACCTCAGACAGAGCTGCTGTGGCTAAAAAGCGCTTTACTTTACAAGGTTTCAGTAACCTGAAAGCTCAGAAAG GTTCCCCCACAAGCCCTGACCACAAGACGAAACGCCAGAGTGACCCTACTCCATTCGGCTTTAAAG ACGCAGGTCCTCCCCATCTCCACCTGAGCAGGGCCAGATGGCTTAGCACTTCTAGTCTATTACAGACAAAATGGAGAG GCTGGAACAAGGCTTCCTCGTTAATGGATGCCTCTGAGGAGCACGATGGCTACTCCAGTGCTGAGGATCCACTCAACTCTGACCCAGAGGATGACAGTGGCAAGAAGCTG